AGCCTCAAAGGGGCTGCCTTGTGGGCCACCATGCCACCTGCCAGAGCTGGGGCACGTGGCACGTCTGCAGACGGGTGCCTGGATGGGTCTCAGCCGTGAGGGTGGGGTCTGGGGGACAGGTGAGGGGGCATCAGCACCTCGTCCAGGGCACTGTTACTGTGGCCTGAGTCACAGGTTGGCGGCCGCAGCGCTGGGTGCAGCCTCCCTTCACCCCAGCCTTCCTCCCCTtggagaagaggaaactgaggcacaaggggCCAACAGACTTCCCACGGTCATGCACACGGGGCGTGGAGCCTGCGTCCCAAGCCAGGCCGGCCTCCCAGGCACCCCTCTGGCCTCTCCCGGTGCTCACAGTGACGGGACAGCAAGACGCTTCCCAGTGTGGGACCCTGGGCTGCCTCCACACAGGCCCTGGGAGGGGGGCTCGGGCCCCGGCTTCTGTTCCCAGTCCAGTGTGGGGGACACCGTGGAGAAGCTCCACGGAGCTGGGCTTTTCATAGAGACGGTGGCTGTGAGAGATGAACAGACCCCACACCCGCCCAGGGTCCCCAGGGAACCACCACACAGGCTGGCACGTGGGCATTCCCTCATCTGTGATCCTCCTCAGATTCCCTGCTCAGCTCGCACTCcccatgtgtggtgtgtgtctggtGTCTGGtgggtgctgtgtgtgtgtgaccgtGTGTGAGGGTGAGCCCCCTTCCGTTTAGCCTCTGTGGGTCTGGGGTCTGctgtgtgtctggtgtgtgtgtgattgtggcCGTTCACCTGTGTGTCTGTGGAGCCTCCAGCAGAATAGCCCTGGGGAGCTCTGCAGCCGCGTGTCCCCTGCGTGTCCCCCGTGTGTCCCTCCGGCCTCCACAGGCCCCGTGGCCCTGATCCGTCCTCCGTGTCTGCCCTGAGAGCTTTACAGACAGAGCCGCAGGCAGCAGCCCCTCCCCATGACCGTGGGCCCTGAGTTTGGCCCAGGGTGTTGGCTGACCCTGCAGGTTCCTCCCTGTTGCTAAGCCGCTCCCAGGGGAGAGGCCTGGCTGTTGGAGACTCAGAGCCACGTCCAAGGGGTGCGGAGCTGCAGCCTGGTCCTGCTGGGATTGCGTCTCTGCCCGACAGGGGCGTGGGCACAGTGCAGCTGGTCCAGGGCTGGGGGATGGCAGGCCTGGCGCTTCCCACAGAGCCGGGCGGCTGGCCCTCTGGCCACCGGACTGTCTCTCtgcagagggaagaggaggccATGTCGGACGTGGAAGAGACGGTGGATGAGTATGAGTGAGTCCTGGGGCGCTGGGCAGGGGCTGCGCCCGTCGGGGGTGTGGGGAGAGCCACACCCTCGCTTCCAGCCCGTTGCCTCGGGCTGCCCCAGGCAGGGGGCTGGCCGTGAAGACCCAAGGGGTAGGGGATGAGCCGGGCCAGGGGCTTGGGTCTGGGCCTCCTGAGAGGAGACCAGATAGTTTCAGTGAGGACCCAGAGGCCACAGAGCCGCCCTGCCCAGAAACCCGCCCCAGACCTGGCATCGCGGCCTTGGGGGCTGctggccctgccctctgccctgtcCCCGGGATGAGGGAGGGGGACACGCTGCAGCCCATCAGTCAGTCGTCCCTGGGGGAGGCAGTGCCCGGGGCAGACAGGACCGCAGGCGTAGCTTGGACCCTGAAGACCCCCTCCTGGGCACCAAGGGTGCAGAACTGGGGGCTGGGTGGAGGGCTTGTGCCCTTGGACTTCGGCCGGGTGGACGGGGAGGGGGGCATGCAGAGCTCAGGCACCAGCACTTGCCAGGTTTCCTGGTGGGGGAGGCAGCTGAACGGAgtcgggctgggctgggctgtgggtggggggcgggcagaCTCCAGGACCCAGCACAGGGGTAAACATTCTGGGAAAAGGCCGTGGGgtatgtgtgcgcgtgtgtaCACGTGCGTGCGTGCTGTGTTCCTGACAGCGTCTCCCCTCACACCGCAGGGAGCAGGAAGGTAAGGACACCCCAGCTCTCACTGGGCAGGACAGCCTGGCTGGAAACTGactgtctcttctctcctctcttgtGCTCACGCCTCCTCCCTGAGCAGAAGCAGCCGTGGAAGGTATGGGGGTGGGGGTCGCCCAGGAAACACCTCGCCTGTCCCCAGCCCCTGCTCCCAGCTGAGCAAAGCCCCCCTACCAGCCCCGGCTTTCTGCGGTCAGAGTCCTGACGGGGCCATGCCGCCTGTCTGCTCCACCGCCTGACTCGGCTGGGGGCCACACCCTGCCAGCGAGTGATGAAAATAGAACCCCACCTCCTCATTCCACCCCGGCCCTGGTCCTCTCGCATGCTGGGCGGCCCCTCACCCACACGGGTCCTTTCTGGTCCCAGACACTGAGGAAGGGGCTCCGGGGCCTGAGTCTAGGAGAGGACCCTGACCCTGTGCCATGATGTCAGAGAACgagctggggagggaggctgagTCAGACACGGGGCCCAGAGGCGGCCCCACTTCAGCAGCACCTCCAGGAGCAGAGGGAGCTTCAGCCCCAGAGAGGCTAGTTTCAAACGAGAGGACCCGGCACAGACTTCCCCTGAAGGAGCAGACACGGAGCGTTCCAGGCTTTGTGGCCGCCCGTCCTGCTGAGGCCACTGCTCCAGGAACATTCTAGAAACGTCTGCAGGCCGTTGGGCCCCAGTTTGTGGCTTCTGGTTTAAACCAAGAACAGAGCAGCCCCTGTCAGCCACACGGGGCCCCCCACACTCACTGGGACCTTGGATGTCACTGGGCCCCACACCTCCCTGCACCGGGCCTGCTCACTGTCTGGTTCACCTCTCCAGAGCACGAGGAGGCGGtggaagaggaggctggaggcGAGGCCGAGGCGGGGGAGCCCAGTGCCGCAGGTGAGGCCCCTCCCGGAGCGAGGGGGGAAGGGGGCCCGCCTGAGCTCGGGGCGGCAAGGGCCCCAGCGCTGCTCCTGTGGCAGCGGGGAGGCCCCCTAGACCGAGCTCTGCAGCCTGGGCAGCCCCCAGTCCAGGCTGGGCTCAGCCTCGTCAGTACACGCTGCACCTGCTTCCTTCGGCCAGGCGGGTCTGGGCCCTGGCAGGTGTGCACAGGCAGATCCTGGACCTGGAGCCCTGCAGGGCCCCCTTGGCTGAGGATGTGTGGGTGGGACAGGGGGCTACTGGCAGGGCCTGGAGCTTGGAACCGGGACCATGACTCCTTTCCATGTTCTGTTTAGAAGATGGAGAAGAAGAGGAAGGTAGAGAGGCTGAAGGTGAGGCCCGCTGGCCACTGGGACGTGGTGGGGCAGCCCCTCCTGCAGCTGTGGGGagaccctgggggagggggagacccTCGGGGGAGGTGGAgaccctggggggagggggagaccctgggggagggggagacccTCGGGGGAGGAGACGGAGACCCTCGGGGGAGGGGGAgaccctggggggagggggagacccTGGGAGCAGAACCATGCGTGTCTGCAGGTTGGGTTCCTCCTTCCAGAGACAGTGCCTTGGGGGTGCCCAGGGCGAGGGGGCTAGGTTGGGTTAGGGCAGTGGTCACATCATGTCTGTCCATGAGGGTTTGCAGCCTGTGTGAACCACTGGAGGGTAGGGTGTCTGGGGCTGAGATCCCAGGCACAGATGGTCCATGGGCTAGGTCACTGCTGTGGGCACTGTTGACCTGACGCCTTCACAGGGGCCCAGGTGGCCCGAGTCACACCTCCGGAGGCAGACAGCCGGAAGGGCTTGGAGTCACACCCATCAGCTTCCTGGTCCTGAGCCGCCTCAGGTCTGGGGGGGCGGCTGCAGAGGCAGAGACTTAGGCAGGGACTCTGGGGCCAGGACCCCAGGACCGTGTCCCCGACCCCTCCTCCCTGTGTGGCAGGCACTGCTGAGTGAGAGCGATGTGTGCACTTGTGTCCCCGAGACCCCCTGAGCATCAGCCCTGAGTGGAGCCTGGGGTTTGCAGCCCTGCAGCTTAGTGCTCTGGTTGCTCCTGCAATCCCGGGACAGGAAGGAATCACTGGTGAAGGGCAAACGGAGGCTCATGGGTGCCAGCTTACCAGGGGCACAGTGGGGCCAGATCCAGGCCTCCCGGCCCCAAGTTCATGTGCTTTCCTCCTCTCCAGATGGCCCGGTGGAGGAGTCCAAGCCCAAGCCCAGGTGAGTGGTGAGGCCCTGGGAGGAGACGGCCTGTGAGAGAGAGCCCTCGGGATGGGGCTGGAGTGTATGCGGCCCCGTGGGCGCAGGCTGGGGTGCGGCAGGCACAGGCCGCCATGTGCACCCGCGTAGGTTGTGTACCGCATAAGAGTCTGCTGGGTGTGTGGGGGTAGGGGGATGGGGCGGCTGAAAACCGCCCACACGCCATCACCAGTGCCGTGCCCTGCTACAGTCAGCACTATGGCCACCTAGAGGGGAAGGAAAGGCCAGCCATGGGCCTGGGCAGCACCCTGTCCGACCCTCAGGAGAGCTGGGACACTGTCCTTGGTGGCTGGGGGAGAACCTGGGGGAAGACAATTTGGAGCCAAGCAGCGGAAGCATGTCAGTCTAGGCACGTGGCTTCAGAGGGTCACAAAGGGCCACACAAGGCAACTCGGGGCCACACAGGACACATGTGGGAGCTCTGGGTGCAGAGGGGTGTGGGGCTTTGGAAATGCCAACCCTGCCATCTGGTGCCTCAGCACGCAGTCCAGGAGACACTccagaagcagcccagccgcaaTCCAAGCCCCTCATTGGAGCAAACACTGCCGTGTCAGAGCCCCACACCCGAGGGCAGACAGGAAAGTGGGGCTCAGCGTCCTGGCCTGGAGTCCCACGGCGAGTGGGTGAGGCGTGTGAGGCCGACTGCCGCCTCCCCGGCCCCTGGGGTCGGGGCCAGGAGTGTGGGTCAGCCAGGGTGCAAAGCCAAGCCTCTCTACTTCCTGGCTGCGTGCTTTTGAGCAAAGCCTtatgtctctgagcctctgtcttcCTGAACGAGATGAGTGGTTTCCACTCCAGGTAACTGTGAGGATACATGAGGCCACTGTAGGCGCCCCAGTCCCGAGTGGGCGTGGGGGCCCGCGGTGGGCACCGAGCTGGTATCAACGCATGGGTGGCTGGGTCTCGGCCTTTCTGTAGGGAAGAGGGGGACCTGCCCATCCTCGTACCGCAGCCCCTCTGGGCAGGGAGGGCTTGGTGCTCACCCCTCCTtctgcccaccaggcccttcaTGCCCAACTTGGTGCCGCCCAAGATCCCTGATGGAGAGAGGGTGGACTTCGATGTGAGTGAGAGCTCAAGGAGGGCAGCCCCCGCCTCACTAAAGACCTCAGGCCCACGGCCCCAACCCCACCACGCTTGGGGGAGGACACGCGGGGAGGGGCGCCCTGTCCGACAACACCCTGGGCTCAGCCCCAGTCGGTCCCACAACCCCAAGGCTTCGCTGCTGCCCTGCGGGTGCGGTCGCCTCTGAGtgccgccccccccaccccccccccccccccgccaggaCATTCACCGGAAGCGTATGGAGAAGGACCTCAACGAGCTGCAGACGCTGATCGAGGCGCATTTCGAGAACcgcaagaaggaggaggaggagctggtctCCCTCAAAGACAGGATAGTGGGTGTCGCGCCCTCTGGGCCGCTGGGAGGGGGTCCAGCAGGAGCCCCCAGGGCCCTGCCCCGCGCTCTCTTCCCTCCCCGACACCCCAGGGCGGAGCGGAGTCGGCATCCCCGCCCCCATCCCCGGCACCCTGGGCACAACTCCGCCCCAGTGATGGAGGGCAGATGCCCCAGAGCCCAGGCGGTTCCCCCGAGCCTGGatcctctctcctccaccctctAGCCTCTCCGCCCCGCCCCGCTCCTGCTCCACAGGGCTTGGCCTCTACCTCCCTGCACAGGGTGGCGTCCACccggcggggccggggccggcggGCACTCAGAGGCCGCGGCGAAGGCCGTCGGGTCCTCTCTAGGGGCTGAGGTCCGTCCCGAGTGACCGCAGCCTTgcggccccccacccccccgcaggAGAAGCGGCGGGCAGAACGCGCTGAGCAGCAGCGCATCCGCACGGAGCGCGAGAAGGAGCGGCAGGCGCGCCTGGCGGTGAGTGGCCGCCGGCCTCCGTCGGCGGGGCCCAGGGTCGCGGTCCCGGCTCCGACTGCGGAGGAGACAGAGATTCCCGGAGTGTCTAAGGAGACGCCCCATCCCTCCGCAGCACGCCCCGGGGAGCCGAGCCCCGCAGCCCCCGCCTGCGCTGCTGCAGGCGGGCCCCGACCGTGGGGCCTCCTGGCCTGGAGGGGAGCAGGCCCTCGGGAACCCGAGCCCCTCTGTTcagcccctctcctcccgccgGCACCGCCAGCGCCAAGCCTGTGCCGGGCGCCCTCAGTGCTGGCCCAGACTCAGGGCGTCTGGCCCCCAGTGTAACCCATTCTCCCCCCGCGGGAACCAGGAGGAGCGCGCCCGccgagaggaggaggagagccgCCGGAAGGCGGAGGACGAGGCGCGCAAGAAGAAGGCTCTGTCCAACATGATGCACTTCGGAGGCTACATCCAGAAGGTGGGGGCCTCGGGCTCCTCCTCTTGCGGGGGTCCCGGGAGAGAAATGCCCAGCCACCTCTGGGAGACCGCGTTCTCACACGCAGACCCCGAGCTGGCTCTCCCTGGCTGGCTCTTCCCCCGGGCCGGGGGCTCCAGAGCACGAgcgctcttccctggtggctggtgcAGCTGGCAGGCCCGAAGCCCCATCTCTGGTCTGCCTGGTGTGGCCTCCCGCAGCCTGGAGGCTGTCTCTCCATTTGTAGGGTGGCCTGCTCTGAGATGGTCAGACGGGCTACCCTGGAAAGCAGCTGAGTGCTGCCTGGATGCAGGCTGGTTTCCTCCTAGGGCCCATCCCAGGGCCTAGTGTGGTGCCCCCCATTCCTGGAGGGGGGAAGGGGGAGCAGAACTCTCTGTGCTGTGGACCTGGccagcccccaggccctgcctccTGGTCCTCAAGCAGGGCCCTGCTGGCAGTCGGCCCTGCCCCGGCCTGCACGCGGGTCCAGCAGCTGGCTCCCCGAGGCAGCTGACGCCTCTCCTCCGTGTCTCCACTGTGTTCCTGCCCCTCCCTCTGTCTGTCGCCTCTCCTGGCTTTCTCTGGGCTCTTCTCCCGCTGTCCCGCTGTGCAGGCCCAGGTAGGTTCCGGTCCTCAGGTCCTTCTCTCCTTTGGGGAGCCTGGGGAGGGCAAGGTGCTGGGCTGGAAGGCGGGGAGGCCGGGCGTTGCTGGCCTGGGTGTGCAGCAGGGAGGTGGTGCTGCAGGCGGGCCTGTCTCCCTGCCGGGCCTGGGGGTGCGGGGAAGGCAGGGCCTCTCTAGCCCCTCCCCCGCTTCTTACTCTCTCCAGACAGAGCGTAAAAGTGGGAAGAGACAGACAGAgcgggagaagaagaagaagattctGGCTGAGCGGAGGAAGGTGCTGGCCATCGACCACCTAAACGAAGACCAGCTGAGGTGGGCTGCCGGCGGGGCTGCACCTCCGGAGGGCGCCCCGCCTCCCGTCACCGGGCGCTGCCGCCCCACTTTCCTGTGGGGGCTTCGGGGGGCTGGCCTGGGGCTTCTTGGAAGGCGGTGCTCGGCTCCCTCTCCTTCCCGCTGGGGCGCCCCAGCTCCACGCCCTAAGGCCAAGCCAGGGTGCAGGGCCTGGGGGCgagggagggcagggccaggggtCAGGATCCGGAGGCAGGCGGGTGGGGGCCTTCTTGCCGCCCACCTCTCTTGCCGGCCTGCGCAGGGAGAAGGCCCGGGAGCTCTGGCAGAGCATCTACGACCTGGAGGCGGAGAAGTTCGACCTGCAGGAGAAGTTCAAGCAGCAGAAATACGAGGCGAGCAGCtgcccccgcgccccgcccccgccggcgGCCTCGGTCCCCCATCCCCCCGGGCCGGTCAGGTGGTGCTCCCCACCCTTGCCGGGGCTGGTGCTGCTGGAGCCTGAGGGTTACTGGGGCTGAGCAGACACTTCCCAGGGTCCCGGCCCTGAGGGCCCCCACTTCTGGCCTGAGGCAGCAGCTCAGCGCCCTGAGTCCACCGGGAGGACCATTGTACAAGCCGGGCCTCCTGTGGAGTCAGGGGCACACCAGCGATTCGGCCCCTTCG
The Ovis canadensis isolate MfBH-ARS-UI-01 breed Bighorn chromosome 12, ARS-UI_OviCan_v2, whole genome shotgun sequence genome window above contains:
- the TNNT2 gene encoding troponin T, cardiac muscle isoform X1 gives rise to the protein MSDVEETVDEYEEQEEAAVEEHEEAVEEEAGGEAEAGEPSAAEDGEEEEGREAEDGPVEESKPKPRPFMPNLVPPKIPDGERVDFDDIHRKRMEKDLNELQTLIEAHFENRKKEEEELVSLKDRIEKRRAERAEQQRIRTEREKERQARLAEERARREEEESRRKAEDEARKKKALSNMMHFGGYIQKVGASGSSSCGGPGREMPSHLWETAFSHADPELALPGWLFPRAGGSRARALFPGGWCSWQARSPISGLPGVASRSLEAVSPFVGWPALRWSDGLPWKAAECCLDAGWFPPRAHPRA
- the TNNT2 gene encoding troponin T, cardiac muscle isoform X3, which gives rise to MSDVEETVDEYEEQEEAAVEEHEEAVEEEAGGEAEAGEPSAAEDGEEEEGREAEDGPVEESKPKPRPFMPNLVPPKIPDGERVDFDDIHRKRMEKDLNELQTLIEAHFENRKKEEEELVSLKDRIEKRRAERAEQQRIRTEREKERQARLAEERARREEEESRRKAEDEARKKKALSNMMHFGGYIQKAQTERKSGKRQTEREKKKKILAERRKVLAIDHLNEDQLREKARELWQSIYDLEAEKFDLQEKFKQQKYEINVLRNRVNDNQKVSKTRGKAKVTGRWK
- the TNNT2 gene encoding troponin T, cardiac muscle isoform X2, which produces MSDVEETVDEYEEQEEAAVEEHEEAVEEEAGGEAEAGEPSAADGEEEEGREAEDGPVEESKPKPRPFMPNLVPPKIPDGERVDFDDIHRKRMEKDLNELQTLIEAHFENRKKEEEELVSLKDRIEKRRAERAEQQRIRTEREKERQARLAEERARREEEESRRKAEDEARKKKALSNMMHFGGYIQKVGASGSSSCGGPGREMPSHLWETAFSHADPELALPGWLFPRAGGSRARALFPGGWCSWQARSPISGLPGVASRSLEAVSPFVGWPALRWSDGLPWKAAECCLDAGWFPPRAHPRA